In Stieleria varia, one genomic interval encodes:
- a CDS encoding arylsulfatase yields the protein MKNKNVLLAILFAAIAVTSVQAQDKKPNILVIFPDDVGWQNISAYGHGTMGYRTPHIDRIAREGVMFTDHYAQPSCTAGRAAFITGQYPIRSGMTTVGRPGAALGLKPESPTLAEVLKPLGYATGQFGKNHLGDRNEHLPTVHGFDEFFGNLYHLNTQEEFEQVDYPKDPEFFKKYGTRGVLHSYATDVDDPTVDPRFGKVGKQKIEDTGQLGRERMKTMDETFMATSLDFMKRSQEADKPFFVWFNTCRMHMYTRLSDESRYLAQPYTTEHDFYGSGLIEHDMQIGKLLDSMQEMGVLDNTIIVYTTDNGPEHSARLHGGTTPFRGEKMTTYEGGVRVPMMVRWPRHIPAGQVLSGIQSHMDIFTTLAAAAGAPDVVAKMRTERKQYIDGVNNLDYWLGKTEESARDSFIYYHESTVRAIRYKQWKLNFETSENYYDPYVKQKFPVIFNLRMDPFESFDGLTDRSDIVQAKQWLNEPVQEILGEHIQSLTEFPPAQKAATFDFSEIMKSLQSGKQ from the coding sequence ATGAAAAATAAGAACGTACTCCTCGCCATTCTCTTTGCTGCCATCGCAGTGACGTCCGTCCAGGCACAGGACAAGAAACCCAACATCCTCGTCATTTTCCCAGATGATGTGGGGTGGCAGAATATCAGCGCCTACGGCCACGGCACGATGGGCTACCGGACGCCTCACATCGACCGCATCGCTCGTGAGGGAGTCATGTTCACGGATCATTACGCCCAGCCGTCCTGCACCGCCGGACGTGCCGCTTTCATTACCGGCCAGTATCCCATCCGCAGCGGCATGACCACCGTCGGTCGACCCGGCGCGGCACTCGGATTAAAGCCGGAATCTCCGACTCTGGCAGAAGTGCTCAAACCGTTGGGTTACGCCACCGGACAGTTCGGCAAGAACCACCTTGGCGACCGCAACGAGCACCTGCCGACCGTGCATGGATTCGATGAGTTCTTCGGCAATCTCTATCACCTCAACACCCAGGAAGAATTCGAGCAGGTGGACTATCCAAAGGACCCGGAGTTCTTCAAGAAATACGGCACGCGCGGCGTGCTGCATAGCTATGCCACCGATGTCGATGACCCAACAGTCGATCCCCGCTTCGGCAAGGTCGGCAAACAAAAGATCGAAGACACCGGACAACTTGGCAGAGAGCGGATGAAGACGATGGATGAGACATTCATGGCTACCAGCCTCGACTTCATGAAACGCTCGCAGGAGGCGGACAAGCCGTTCTTCGTGTGGTTCAATACCTGCCGCATGCACATGTATACGCGGCTGAGCGACGAGAGTCGCTACCTTGCCCAACCCTATACAACCGAGCACGATTTCTATGGCAGCGGTTTGATCGAACACGACATGCAGATTGGCAAGCTGCTCGACAGCATGCAAGAGATGGGCGTGCTGGACAATACCATCATCGTTTACACCACCGACAACGGCCCGGAGCACAGCGCCCGTCTCCATGGCGGCACTACGCCTTTCCGCGGCGAAAAAATGACGACCTACGAGGGTGGCGTGCGCGTCCCGATGATGGTGCGCTGGCCCCGCCATATTCCCGCAGGTCAAGTGCTCAGCGGCATCCAATCCCACATGGACATCTTCACCACGCTCGCCGCAGCAGCGGGCGCACCCGACGTCGTGGCCAAGATGCGGACCGAGCGAAAGCAGTACATCGACGGCGTTAACAATCTCGACTACTGGCTTGGGAAGACCGAGGAAAGTGCCCGAGACAGCTTTATCTATTACCACGAGTCCACGGTTCGGGCGATCCGCTACAAGCAGTGGAAGCTGAACTTCGAAACCAGCGAGAACTACTACGATCCTTACGTGAAGCAGAAGTTCCCAGTCATTTTCAACCTCCGCATGGATCCCTTCGAAAGCTTCGACGGTCTAACCGACCGCTCCGACATCGTTCAGGCCAAGCAGTGGCTGAACGAACCGGTGCAGGAGATCCTCGGCGAGCATATCCAGTCACTCACCGAATTTCCTCCGGCTCAGAAAGCCGCAACCTTCGACTTCAGCGAGATCATGAAGTCGTTGCAATCCGGAAAACAGTAG
- a CDS encoding protein kinase domain-containing protein: protein MTQTQQHCATPDHLLTFLRGQLSSKEESELQLHLNDCVVCRERLEDAAADADAWNEAKQFFGSGALRESSEDSEGRQEEAIKGSQRIHQVLDTLAPTDDPESLGRIGGYEVTGVVGAGGMGVVLKAQDRSLDRIVAVKVMSPHLASSGSARKRFAREAKAAAAVLHPNVIAIHSVASEDANPYLVMPYVRGASLQKRIDSQGPLPLKDVLRIGAQIAAGLAAAHEQGLVHRDIKPANILLEEGVERVTITDFGLARAVDDASMTRSGVIAGTPQYMSPEQTRGEPIDARSDLFSLGSVLYAMCAGRSPFRAETTYGVLHRIANDNPTPVCDVNSDVPEWLGHIIERLMAKRPEDRIESTAQVAELLEGCLAHVQQPAAVQLPEAVTALAPNRTRRPPIAKYIAAAAGGVALFFAGILIVLELNKGTLTIESEVDDVPIRIVQDEKAVKQMIIVKGENSIRISAGKYIVEIDGEVDGVYVEDDILTLTRGAVEIVHVVRTPEDSGSEFSELYQLSERRVIGEQSESADHSQVDEPPRELSPAEKALSELEAEYNQLESAYHQASEDAVDEVELDRVYEEMDPRHIMPSKYLAMEETYRGTDEGLKALVQVCGMARSVAGANSPAGKGRREAVKRVIQHYLQREDLESIIATLGGGPFVPQADELLQALVERSPFRKTQAEALIAQINFGKEALMVESQMPKVRAAVQDRMKEAPPTLRDEFEQRLKLLENTDFNQLRRDLNEKLGRLAKLYSDVSVKHYGTGGTAAQRLSHAINKVIIGQPAPELEAFDIDGKPFRLSELRGKHVVLMFAQSVNDDYGDMYAPMRQLVAKYKQAPMRVVGIMSNADQTHLHAAAKRGDINWTVISQPLNGPLQLDWGIEGYPTACIIDADGMLHPPLHMPYYGEGGYDTAEIDEAMEGLLRKGHKNASKSGVADE from the coding sequence ATGACACAGACCCAACAACATTGTGCCACTCCCGACCATCTGCTCACCTTCCTGCGCGGACAACTGAGTTCCAAGGAGGAGTCCGAATTGCAGCTGCACCTGAATGATTGCGTCGTGTGTCGTGAGCGACTCGAAGACGCAGCGGCGGACGCGGATGCTTGGAACGAAGCCAAGCAGTTTTTTGGAAGTGGAGCCTTGCGCGAATCGTCTGAAGATTCAGAAGGCCGCCAAGAAGAGGCAATTAAAGGGTCACAGCGAATCCACCAAGTGCTCGATACGCTCGCGCCGACCGACGATCCAGAATCGCTGGGTCGCATCGGCGGCTACGAAGTCACCGGAGTTGTCGGTGCTGGCGGCATGGGTGTTGTGCTTAAGGCGCAAGACCGTTCGCTGGATCGCATCGTGGCCGTGAAGGTCATGTCGCCGCATTTGGCCAGCAGCGGTTCGGCTCGTAAGCGATTCGCTCGCGAAGCGAAAGCGGCCGCTGCGGTCCTTCATCCCAATGTCATTGCCATTCACAGTGTCGCCAGCGAGGATGCGAATCCCTATCTGGTAATGCCGTACGTGCGCGGAGCTTCGTTACAAAAGCGAATCGATTCACAGGGGCCATTGCCGCTGAAAGACGTGCTGCGCATAGGAGCACAAATCGCGGCGGGACTTGCCGCTGCTCATGAGCAAGGCCTGGTGCATCGCGACATCAAGCCCGCGAACATTCTGCTCGAAGAGGGTGTCGAGCGGGTCACAATCACCGACTTTGGATTGGCACGAGCTGTCGATGATGCATCGATGACACGCAGTGGCGTGATTGCAGGCACGCCGCAGTACATGTCGCCTGAACAAACACGCGGCGAGCCGATCGACGCCCGCAGCGATCTGTTCTCGCTCGGCAGCGTGTTGTACGCCATGTGCGCTGGCCGATCGCCGTTCCGTGCCGAGACGACATACGGAGTGTTACATCGCATCGCCAACGACAATCCAACTCCAGTGTGTGACGTGAACTCCGACGTCCCTGAATGGCTCGGCCACATTATCGAGCGCCTGATGGCCAAGCGACCCGAAGACCGCATCGAATCAACGGCTCAGGTTGCCGAGTTGCTGGAAGGCTGTTTGGCTCATGTGCAGCAACCGGCAGCGGTTCAATTGCCTGAGGCAGTCACTGCCCTAGCGCCAAATAGGACTCGCCGCCCTCCGATCGCAAAATACATCGCTGCGGCAGCCGGTGGCGTTGCTCTGTTCTTTGCGGGAATATTGATTGTGCTGGAATTGAATAAAGGAACGTTGACGATTGAATCCGAAGTTGACGATGTTCCCATACGAATTGTGCAGGACGAGAAAGCCGTCAAGCAGATGATCATTGTTAAAGGAGAGAACTCAATTCGAATTTCTGCAGGAAAGTATATTGTCGAAATCGATGGTGAAGTTGACGGAGTTTACGTCGAGGATGACATCCTTACGCTTACTCGAGGAGCAGTTGAGATCGTCCATGTTGTCAGGACGCCTGAGGACTCCGGTTCCGAGTTTAGCGAACTGTATCAGCTTTCCGAGAGGCGAGTAATCGGCGAACAAAGTGAGTCGGCAGATCATTCTCAAGTGGACGAGCCACCACGCGAACTCTCTCCTGCGGAAAAAGCTCTCTCAGAGTTGGAGGCGGAGTACAACCAGCTCGAGTCCGCCTATCACCAAGCATCCGAAGACGCGGTCGACGAAGTCGAACTCGATCGCGTTTACGAGGAAATGGACCCGCGCCATATCATGCCTTCGAAATACTTGGCAATGGAGGAGACGTACCGCGGCACCGACGAGGGGCTGAAGGCGTTGGTGCAAGTTTGCGGCATGGCACGCAGCGTAGCTGGTGCGAACTCGCCCGCTGGCAAAGGACGCAGGGAAGCTGTCAAGCGAGTGATTCAACACTATCTTCAACGAGAAGATTTGGAATCCATTATCGCAACGCTGGGCGGTGGTCCTTTCGTGCCGCAAGCGGACGAGCTTCTGCAAGCTCTCGTGGAAAGGAGTCCCTTTCGGAAGACGCAAGCCGAGGCACTGATTGCCCAGATTAATTTTGGCAAAGAGGCACTGATGGTCGAGTCGCAAATGCCAAAGGTTCGTGCTGCCGTCCAGGATCGGATGAAAGAGGCACCGCCGACGCTGCGTGACGAGTTTGAACAACGCCTCAAGTTGCTGGAGAACACGGACTTCAATCAGTTGCGTCGCGACCTGAACGAAAAGTTGGGACGACTCGCCAAACTCTATTCCGATGTAAGTGTTAAGCACTATGGCACCGGCGGCACTGCGGCCCAACGACTTTCGCATGCGATCAACAAGGTCATCATAGGCCAACCCGCTCCTGAACTCGAGGCATTCGATATCGATGGCAAGCCGTTTCGTTTGAGCGAGCTTCGCGGCAAGCACGTAGTTTTGATGTTCGCGCAGAGTGTGAATGATGACTATGGCGACATGTACGCACCGATGCGTCAGTTGGTAGCCAAGTACAAACAAGCTCCGATGCGAGTTGTTGGAATTATGAGCAATGCCGATCAAACGCACCTGCACGCAGCGGCGAAACGTGGCGACATCAATTGGACGGTCATTTCACAACCGCTCAATGGCCCACTTCAACTCGATTGGGGCATCGAAGGCTATCCAACAGCTTGCATCATCGACGCCGATGGCATGCTGCATCCTCCGTTGCATATGCCATATTACGGTGAGGGCGGCTATGACACGGCAGAGATAGACGAAGCGATGGAAGGACTACTGAGAAAAGGTCACAAGAATGCGTCAAAATCGGGGGTAGCCGATGAATGA
- a CDS encoding ISKra4 family transposase, whose translation MSVEHSSDIDNPTSSSFPQSPEQIAEKLQQCGDTIREHVVNASKCGQSFDETERAVWNLVLKTGFLAMELFTKLQGKGDLGDQAVSESGKTLRRSEKPTDTVVRSIFGEHAFQQYTYSPGKNKRIELHPISARMQLPEHRWSYLLQEFSQMFCVESAFNQAADNLELVFGAKFSIDTLEQTSQRMGVQADAFLDDLPTPKKKDEAELLVASADCKGVPLIKDDAAKVAAFETAKKRPGNRRMATVTSAYTVDPYVRTAEQIVAALFRDDKEPGTQSRKSKKKRPRPKHKHTSAHFPATFVDDDTEVPISGIHEGIAWLADQVSVRRKKLQVIILLMDGQQSLWEVAQLHLGDDPLVVPILDIIHVATYVWEASSLFEKSSEKRAAFTRERLLKILRGEVNGVIRGLRRMGSLGKLKGDKLKDLRRICGYFEKHKDRMRYDEYLAAGYPIASGVIEGACGHLVKDRMERSGMRWTLEAARSMLNVRAVFQSDYWDKFCKQRVTELSESTHPNRNMVCHYTPLTMAC comes from the coding sequence ATGAGCGTCGAACATTCAAGCGATATTGACAACCCCACTTCGTCTTCTTTTCCGCAGTCGCCCGAGCAAATCGCCGAGAAACTGCAGCAGTGCGGCGACACCATCCGAGAACACGTCGTCAATGCTTCTAAATGCGGCCAGTCTTTCGATGAAACCGAGCGTGCCGTGTGGAATCTTGTCTTGAAAACCGGCTTTCTGGCGATGGAGCTCTTCACCAAACTCCAAGGCAAGGGGGACCTTGGTGATCAAGCGGTCAGCGAATCAGGCAAAACACTGCGACGCAGCGAGAAACCGACCGACACGGTGGTTCGGTCGATTTTCGGTGAACACGCCTTTCAACAGTACACCTACAGCCCGGGAAAGAACAAGAGAATCGAACTGCATCCGATCAGCGCCCGCATGCAACTGCCGGAGCACCGCTGGTCGTACCTGCTCCAAGAGTTCTCCCAAATGTTCTGCGTCGAATCCGCATTCAACCAGGCCGCTGATAATCTCGAACTCGTTTTCGGAGCGAAATTCTCGATCGACACGCTCGAACAGACCAGCCAGAGAATGGGGGTCCAGGCCGATGCCTTTCTGGACGACTTGCCCACGCCCAAAAAGAAGGATGAAGCCGAGCTTCTCGTCGCTTCGGCCGACTGCAAGGGCGTTCCCTTGATCAAAGACGATGCCGCCAAAGTGGCTGCTTTTGAGACAGCAAAGAAACGGCCCGGAAACCGTCGCATGGCAACGGTCACGAGTGCTTACACCGTCGATCCCTATGTTCGCACAGCCGAGCAAATTGTCGCTGCCTTGTTCCGTGATGACAAAGAACCCGGCACGCAATCACGCAAGAGCAAAAAGAAACGACCGCGGCCAAAGCACAAGCATACATCGGCTCACTTTCCCGCGACCTTCGTGGACGACGATACGGAGGTTCCCATCAGCGGTATCCACGAGGGGATCGCATGGCTCGCAGATCAAGTCAGTGTCCGCCGAAAGAAACTCCAAGTGATCATTCTGTTAATGGACGGTCAGCAGAGCCTCTGGGAAGTCGCGCAGTTACACTTAGGCGACGATCCATTAGTGGTGCCAATCTTGGACATCATTCACGTAGCGACTTACGTGTGGGAGGCTTCGTCATTGTTCGAGAAATCCAGCGAAAAGCGAGCAGCGTTTACGCGGGAGCGATTGCTGAAAATCCTGCGTGGTGAGGTCAACGGGGTGATCCGAGGGCTACGTCGAATGGGTTCGCTTGGGAAACTCAAGGGCGATAAACTCAAAGACCTTCGACGCATCTGTGGTTACTTCGAGAAACACAAGGATCGGATGCGTTACGACGAATATCTTGCTGCAGGCTACCCGATTGCCTCGGGTGTGATCGAAGGCGCGTGCGGGCACTTGGTAAAGGACCGCATGGAACGAAGCGGGATGCGTTGGACGCTGGAAGCTGCACGGAGCATGCTCAACGTGCGGGCGGTATTTCAGAGTGACTACTGGGATAAATTCTGCAAACAGCGAGTCACGGAGTTGAGCGAGAGCACCCATCCAAACCGTAACATGGTCTGCCACTACACTCCGCTTACCATGGCATGTTAA
- a CDS encoding AraC family transcriptional regulator codes for MARLNFQLQHAKATVTTTFTNFEAYAEAIHDADLDVRLLHPYERCWSIQQREIGSLRLQHGIEGSGLLTQGAVKPEGWAFYFLRSGAPVPLNGKLLVDGSIAVLPPRSEFRFSGRGPVEWYTVYIPSICLAVPDKIPTELGSAGVIEVDGRLIHRIRSALDAAFPAATSRSSDTCSDCVAETIQANLLFVFRELFEERTSSTRPIELKSEVNRKALICRAIELVNDTSAWESSVPEIATMLGVSQRTLLATFQEQLGLTPKTYLLNHRHHLARRVLMNSTPHSTTVAAVAMKFGFFDIGRFAGRYFQIFGEYPSETLRRGS; via the coding sequence ATGGCTCGGTTAAACTTTCAACTTCAGCATGCCAAAGCGACCGTGACGACCACCTTCACCAATTTTGAAGCCTACGCTGAGGCCATCCATGATGCGGATCTAGATGTCCGGCTGCTGCATCCGTACGAGAGGTGCTGGTCAATCCAGCAGCGGGAAATTGGGTCGCTGCGATTACAACATGGAATTGAGGGTAGCGGCTTACTGACGCAAGGCGCCGTCAAACCCGAAGGCTGGGCATTCTATTTTCTGCGATCCGGAGCCCCCGTACCTCTCAATGGGAAACTTCTGGTAGATGGCTCGATCGCTGTCTTACCGCCGCGATCCGAGTTCCGTTTTTCTGGTCGAGGGCCCGTCGAATGGTATACCGTCTACATACCAAGCATCTGCCTTGCCGTTCCCGATAAGATCCCAACGGAGCTAGGTTCGGCTGGAGTGATCGAAGTCGATGGCCGACTTATCCACCGGATTAGATCAGCCTTGGATGCAGCATTCCCCGCGGCCACGAGTAGAAGTTCTGACACATGTTCGGATTGCGTCGCAGAAACGATACAGGCGAACCTTCTATTTGTATTCCGCGAGCTGTTCGAAGAACGAACTAGCTCAACACGTCCAATTGAACTCAAGTCAGAAGTAAATCGCAAAGCGTTGATTTGCCGAGCGATCGAGTTGGTCAATGACACGAGTGCATGGGAGTCGTCGGTGCCCGAAATAGCCACTATGCTCGGAGTCAGTCAGCGCACGCTTCTCGCGACATTTCAGGAGCAGCTTGGACTAACTCCGAAAACTTATCTCCTAAACCATCGGCACCATCTCGCTCGTCGGGTGCTGATGAATAGCACTCCACACAGTACGACCGTTGCCGCTGTCGCTATGAAGTTCGGCTTCTTTGATATTGGAAGATTCGCGGGACGATACTTTCAAATTTTTGGGGAATATCCTTCAGAGACGCTTCGCAGAGGATCGTGA
- a CDS encoding RNA polymerase sigma factor → MSEFPETRDSLLVQVQDPANREAWEMFTRIYRPVIVRIARGRGLQYADAQDLSQQVLMAVASAIGDWEKRDESTRFRHWLSRVTKNAILNALTRRPRDQAVGGSSVEELFREAVDRDGETTALIETELRREIYLRAAERVRVEFRPDSWQAFELSLTGDLSTEQIAAELGKSVGAIYTARSRIMFRLRVVISELGEQDQ, encoded by the coding sequence TTGAGCGAATTTCCAGAAACACGCGACAGTCTACTGGTGCAGGTCCAAGATCCTGCCAATCGTGAGGCATGGGAGATGTTCACTCGGATTTACCGGCCTGTGATCGTCCGGATCGCTCGGGGGCGGGGGCTGCAGTACGCGGACGCTCAGGATTTGTCGCAACAAGTTCTGATGGCGGTGGCCAGCGCGATCGGCGATTGGGAAAAGCGGGACGAGTCGACTCGGTTTCGGCATTGGCTGAGCCGTGTGACGAAGAACGCGATTCTCAATGCCCTGACGCGGCGGCCCAGGGATCAGGCTGTGGGTGGCTCCTCCGTCGAAGAACTTTTTCGTGAGGCCGTCGATCGCGATGGGGAAACGACGGCATTGATTGAGACCGAACTGCGTCGCGAAATTTATTTGCGAGCGGCTGAAAGGGTGAGAGTCGAATTCCGTCCCGATTCCTGGCAGGCGTTTGAATTGTCGCTCACTGGCGACCTATCGACTGAACAAATCGCCGCCGAGCTTGGCAAGAGCGTCGGAGCGATCTACACCGCGCGCAGTCGCATTATGTTTCGACTGCGCGTAGTCATCTCTGAACTTGGAGAACAAGACCAATGA
- a CDS encoding arylsulfatase — protein MVPAVQAQTAKQPNVLVIWGDDIGTENISYHNRGMMGFKTPSIDRIAKEGVFFTDYYGQQSCTAGRAAFINGSCPVRTGMTKVGIPGAPEGWQKTDVTMATVMKSLGYATGQFGKNHQGDRDEHLPTMHGFDEFLGNLYHLNAEEEPENEDYPGDMVLPGGKTFKDVFGPRGVLRCKADGNGGQTIEDTGPLTKQRMETIDEETLAAAKEFITRQTKSGKPFFCWWNGTRMHFRTHVKKENRHKGNDEYTDGMIEHDMHVGELLKLLDDLGIADNTIVQYSTDNGPHYNTWPDAGTTPFRSEKNSNWEGAYRVPCFVRWPGKFPAGEVRNGIVSHEDWLPTFAAAGGNTEIVEQLKKGVELNGRTYKNFIDGANQLDYINGKSAESPRPNFMYVNDDGQIVAMRYNDWKAVFLENRGQAFEVWREPFTELRVPLLFNLRRDPYEKAQHNSNTYNDWFLDRVYILAPMQRVAGQFLMTMKDYPPSQTPGSFNLEGIQKKIEATMGGR, from the coding sequence ATGGTACCCGCGGTTCAAGCTCAAACTGCAAAGCAACCTAATGTGCTCGTCATTTGGGGCGACGACATTGGCACCGAGAACATCAGTTACCACAACCGCGGCATGATGGGCTTCAAGACGCCGAGCATCGATCGTATAGCGAAAGAGGGCGTGTTTTTTACTGACTACTATGGGCAGCAAAGTTGCACAGCGGGTCGAGCGGCCTTCATCAATGGCTCTTGCCCCGTTCGTACCGGCATGACCAAGGTCGGCATACCCGGCGCACCTGAAGGGTGGCAAAAGACAGACGTCACCATGGCCACGGTCATGAAGAGCCTCGGCTACGCCACTGGTCAGTTCGGTAAGAATCACCAAGGGGATCGAGACGAGCATCTGCCCACGATGCATGGCTTCGATGAATTCCTCGGCAATCTCTACCACCTCAACGCCGAAGAAGAACCAGAAAACGAGGATTACCCGGGCGACATGGTGTTGCCTGGAGGAAAGACATTCAAAGACGTCTTTGGCCCTCGCGGTGTGCTGCGTTGTAAAGCCGACGGCAACGGTGGCCAAACAATCGAAGATACAGGACCGTTGACCAAGCAACGGATGGAAACCATCGATGAGGAAACTCTGGCCGCCGCCAAGGAGTTCATCACTCGCCAGACCAAGTCCGGAAAGCCGTTCTTCTGCTGGTGGAATGGCACCCGCATGCACTTTCGAACTCACGTCAAGAAAGAGAATCGTCACAAAGGCAATGACGAATACACCGACGGAATGATCGAGCACGATATGCACGTCGGCGAGCTTCTCAAGCTGCTGGATGATCTCGGAATCGCAGATAACACCATCGTCCAGTACTCGACCGACAACGGTCCGCACTACAACACTTGGCCCGATGCGGGAACGACTCCTTTTCGCAGCGAAAAGAATTCGAACTGGGAAGGCGCCTACCGCGTTCCTTGCTTCGTTAGGTGGCCCGGCAAATTCCCAGCTGGCGAAGTACGCAACGGCATCGTCTCGCACGAAGACTGGTTGCCTACATTCGCCGCCGCCGGTGGCAACACAGAGATCGTGGAGCAGCTGAAAAAGGGAGTCGAGCTCAACGGCCGCACTTATAAGAACTTTATCGATGGCGCTAACCAACTGGACTACATCAACGGCAAATCCGCCGAGTCACCACGACCCAATTTCATGTATGTGAATGACGACGGCCAAATCGTTGCCATGCGATATAATGATTGGAAAGCAGTCTTTCTCGAAAACCGCGGCCAGGCATTCGAAGTTTGGCGGGAGCCCTTTACCGAGCTACGCGTGCCGCTGTTGTTCAACCTTCGCCGCGATCCTTACGAAAAGGCTCAGCACAATTCGAATACATACAACGATTGGTTCCTCGATCGCGTTTACATCCTCGCACCCATGCAACGAGTTGCTGGACAGTTCCTCATGACGATGAAGGACTATCCGCCCAGCCAGACGCCTGGATCCTTCAACCTGGAAGGCATCCAGAAGAAGATCGAAGCCACCATGGGTGGCAGGTAA